A stretch of DNA from Methylobacterium sp. CB376:
GCCCCAGCCCCGGTCGGGAGTCAGCGGCACGATCAGGCGCCCGGTCTCCGAGAGGGCGTCGAGCCACGGGGCGAGCGGCTCGGTCGCGCCCGCATTGACGACGATGAGGTCCGCCTCCGGCAGCGCCCCCTCCGTCCCGGAGCGGGCCTGCACGCGCACCTGGGGATAGGCGGACAGGGCCGCGGCGGCCATCCGGGCCAGGCTCGGCTCGATCTCGTAGGCCTCGACGCAGCCTCCGGGCCCGACCAGTTCGGCCAGGATCGCCGTGTAGTAGCCGCCCCCGGCGCCCACCTGCACCACCCGCTCGCCCGGGCGCGGCGCCGCCGCCGCGAGCGCGGTCGCGTGCAGGCTCGGCTCGCCGTTGTTGATGCCCTCCTCCGGGAGCAGCGACACCAGCACGTCGCGGTAGAGCCCGGCCGGATCCCCGGCCGGCACCCACTCGATCCCCTCTTCGCCCATCACCCGCCAGGGTCCGGGCCCGCAGAAGGCCTCCCGCGGCACGGTCGCGAAGGCGCGGATCAGGGCGGGATCGCGGGTCCCCGCGCGGGCCGCGACGGCGGCCGCGTAGGTGGCGCGCGGGCGGCTCAGGTCGGCCATCGCGGAGCCCTTCTGCTCGGTGGTGCGGCAGCCTAGAGCATTTTCCGACGAAGTGGATGCCGGTTCGTCGCAGAAAATCCGGCAAGATCAAAGATCTAGAGCGGCACCCGGTTGCAACGTGATCGGGTGCCGCTCTGGAGGCTGTTCGGGACCGGAAACAGGATTCGTGTCGCGCCGGCGACGTCCGGGCCGCCGGGGGGGCCCGGCCGCACGCGGCTCCTGCCCGGCGCCCAATCCGGCCCGCGCAACGCCTGTCCGCGGGCCATCGCAGCCTCCCGACCCGCGGGACCCGACCTTAAAAGGGCCGCGTTGTACAGGTCCCCTTCAGGTCCCCGGCCGTTTCCTGCCGCGTCAGCCCTGACCGGCCGGGCGCAAGGTCCATGAACGCGATCCTCATCAAGCTCTTCGCCACCGCGCTGACGCTCAGCCAGGCGACCACCCGGCCGGAGGCGATCCGCACCCAGTTCGATCCCGCCAAGGACGGGCCCGAGGTGGTGCGCATCCTGCGCGACGGCTGCGCCCACATGCGCAAGGCCTTCGACATCGAGGACATCAACCTCGACGACCTGATCTCGACCGCGATGGAGGACCCCAAGGCGATCGCGGGCGAGGCCAAGATCCTGCACGGCCTCGACATCGGCGAACTCAACACGAGCTACAAGCAGTTCTGCAAGAACGAGAACCCGCCCAACGCCCCCTTCGAGGCGAAGGCCGTGATCGAGTTCTACAACAGGGCGGTGGAGGGCCTGCCCGACGCGAGCGCGCTCAAGACCCTCCGGCTGCCGGGCGTGAGCACGATCCTGGACGGGCGCGGCAACCGCTTCTCGGAGACCGCCGAGCCGAACGGGCGGCGCATCGCCGTGCCGATCACCCAGATCCCCGTGCTGGTCCAGAAGGCCTTCATCGCCGCCGAGGACAAGCGCTTCGAGAGCCACAGGGGCATCGACGAGCGCGGGGTGATCCGGGCCTTCATCGGCAACCTCGCCTCGCCGGGCCGGCCGGCGGGCGGCTCCACCATCACCCAGCAGGTGGTGAAGAACCTGTCGGTGGGCGACGACGTCACCTACGAGCGCAAGATCCGCGAGATGATCGTGGCGGTCCGCGCCGAGCAGGTGATGACGAAGCCCGAGATCCTCGGCCTCTACCTGAACGGGATCTATCTGGGCCGCGGCGCCTACGGGGTCGAGATGGCCGCGCGCAGCTACTTCGGCAAGTCGGTCAAGGACCTGACCGTGCCGGAGGCGGCCCTGCTCGCGGGCATGCCGAAGGGACCGAACTACTACAGCCCCGACAAGTATCCCGACCGCGCCCGCGAGCGGCGCGCCTACGTCCTCTCCCGCATGAAGGAGGAGGGCGTGATCGACGAGGCGGCGATGAACGAGGCGCTGCGGAGCGACCTCGGCCTCGTGCCGCTGGAGCGCACGCGCCAGGAGGCCGGCTTCTACTACGTCGACCATCTCGGCCGCGAGGCGCGCTCCCTCGCCGGCCTCGACGCGCTCACCGCCAACGCCTACACGGTGCGCACGACGCTCAATGCCGGGCTTCAGACCGCGACCGAGTCGATCCTCCAGGACGCGCTGGCGCGCTACGAGGCGGCGACCGGCCGCTCCCGCTTCGAGGGGCCGGAATTCAACCTCGCGGACGCGGTCAAGCGCATCGAGGCCGCCACCGCGCCGGCCGCGGCGGCACCGCCCGAGCCGGCGCCCGCCGCGAAGCAGGCCGGCGGCCCGGCCAGCGGCGGCGGTCCGGCCAGCGGCGGCGGCCCGGCCAGCGGCGGCGGCCCGGCCAAGGGCGGACCGGCCAAGGGCGGCAAGGCCGCGAAGGCCCCGGCGAGGCCGGCCGGGCCCAAACCGGCCTGGCAGCGTGCGCTCGAGAGCGCCCGCGCGCCGCTCTACGACGTGCACTGGCCCCTCGCCGTGGTGCTCGACACCGGCGCCAAGGGCGCGGCGCCCCGCGTCGGCCTCGCGGACGGGCGCGTCGCCAGCCTCAATCCGGGCCTCGCCCGGGGCCGGCTCGCCCCCTACGACGTGGTGCGGGTCGCCCTTCGGGAGGGAAAGGGCGCCCCGCGGGCCGACCTGCGCGTCCGCCCCCAGGTCCAGGGCGCGGCCGTGGTGCTGGAGAACCGAACCGGGCGCATCCTCGCCATGGCGGGCGGCTTCTCCTACCCGCTGAGCCAGCTCAACCGGGTGACCCAGAGCGTCCGCCAGCCGGGCTCGACCCTCAAGCCGCTCACCTACCTGGCGGCGCTCAATGCCGGGCTGCAGCCCAACACGCTGGTGATGGACGCGGCCGTGACGCTGCCGCCGATCGGCGGGGTCGGCCAGTCCTGGTCGCCCAAGAACTACGAGGGCGGCGGCTCCGGCCCGACCACGCTGCGGCGCGGCCTGGAGCACTCGAAGAACCTCGTCACCGCCCAGCTCCTGCGCGGCGGCATCGCCGAGCGGCCGGAGCAGAGCCTGAAGCGGGTCTGCGACATCGCCCTCGAAGCCCAGCTCTACGCCGAGTGCGAGCGCTACTACCCGTTCGTGCTCGGCGCCCAGCCGGTGCGGATGATCGACCTCGCGGCCTTCTACGCGGCCATCGCCAACGAGGGCGAGCGGCCGAGCCCCTACGCCCTCGAATCGGTCGCGCAGGGCGAGACCTACGTCTACCGGCACGCGGAGCGCCCGCTCGCCCGCATCGGCTCGGCCGACCGGGTCGCCTTCTACCAGATCAAGAGCCTGCTCCAGGGCGTGACCCAGCGCGGCACGGCGGCGGCCCTCGCGCGCTTCGCCCCCTACGTGGCCGGCAAGACCGGCACCTCGGAGGACGAGAACGACGCCTGGTTCGCGGGCTTCACCAACGAGATCACCATCGTGGTCTGGATCGGCTACGACAACGCGGACGGCCGGCGCCGCACGCTCGGGCGCGGCCAGACCGGCGGGCACCTCGCCGTGCCGGTCTTCGCCCAGATCCTCCAGGCCGCCTGGGCGAACGGGGTGCCGAAATCACCCCTCGCCCCGCCGAGCCCGGAGGCGCGGCGCCTGATCGCGGACGCGCCGATCGACCTCTATTCCGGCAGCCGGGTGGCGGGGGGCGGCTTCATGGAGCATTTCCGCCTGCAGCCCGACGGACGCCTCGCCGACACCCGGTTCAGCCTCGTGCCGCAGGAATCGGTCTACGCCATGCGGCCGGACGTCGACCAGGACGGCGACGTGGTGGATGGCGGCCGGCCCGAGGACGCCAACCCGTTCGACGAGCCGCGGCGGCGGGACGAGGCGCGGCGTCCGGCGGACGTGCGGCAGCCGGACGACGACCGCTACGACCCGTTCGGGGAGATCGGGCGGCAGCTCTTCGGCGGCCCGCCGCCGATCCGCCGGGCGCAGCCGGTGCCGGCCCCCGAGCCGATCTGGCCGGGCCCCTCGGCCCGCTCGCCCTTCGGCGACGACGACGGCTACCGCCGGCCGCGCCGCCGCGATCCCGACTATCTCTTCGGGGAAGATCCGACCTATTGACGGTGCGGCCCCCCGGCCCCCGAATCTCAAGGAAGTCCCGCCCGTGCGTCACAGCCTCACGGCCCGCCTCCGCGTCGCCGCGCCCCTTCTCGTCGCCTTGACGGCGACGCCGGTCCTCGCCCAGTACCGCACCAAGGACGTGCCGAGCCTCGCGGGCCTCGATGCCGGGGGGATCGCCCCGAACACGATCCTGTTCACCGATCACCGGGACAACCCGTCGAGCCCCGAGAGCGGCCTCACCCCCTTCGCCGAGTGGAGCCGCAACCAGCCGGTGCAGAAGGCGATCCTCTCGCCCTACCCGGACTACGTCGAGCCCGACTACAAGGTGACGGTGAACGGGACCACCAAGGCGCGGCACGAGGCGCTGAAAGTCTACCTCGCCGAGGCGCGCTTCGTGGTGCCGCGCCCGGCCGACCGCATCGACCTCAAGCGGTTCGCCTCGCTCGGCTTCCTCGGCCGGATGGATCCGGCGATCAAGCACAGGGCCCTCAACCCGGCCGACGCGACGCCGACCAGGGACCCGGCGGCCGCCTTCGCGCGCCGGCCCGACCGGCCGTGGTGCGCGGCGCCCGACACGCTCTGCATCGAGTCGCGCTACGACCTGGAGGGCAAGCTGCCGCTCGGGGTCAAGCTCGCCAACAAGCTGGAGGAGGGCGGCAAGAAGATCGCCGAGTTCGTCTCGTTCCAGAGCGAATTGCGGGTCCTGCCGCCCGAGGAGGCGGGGAAGCTCGCGAGCCTCACCCGGATCGACGCTCCGGTGGCGGGCGCGATGGAGCAGAACATCTTCTGGGTGAACCAGATCCTGCGCTTCGGCAAGTTCCTGGCGGTGCTGCAGCCCGCCGCGGGCGATCCGGGCAAGACGGTGGTGACGGCCACCATGGCGCTCGGCATCAAGGCGGACGTGCTCGACCGCAAGAAGGAGTACGAGCGCGTCCCGGTGCTGCGCAACCTGCTGCCGGCCCAGGTGCTGATGGGGAATTCCTCCTTCAACACCGGCAACTCGATCAGCGCGGGCCTGCCGACCTACGCCCGCAACCGCATCGCGGCGTTCGCGGACGCGCTCGCCAAGGAGTGATCGGTCCCCCGCATCATGCGCCGAAGCGGCCCCCGGTTCGGCGGCGAACCGAAGGTCCGCGTCAGCGAAACATGATGCGAAAACCGAATGAGGCAGACTCGCGTCAGGCGATTCTGCCGAGCGCCCGGCTCATCCGACATCCGGTTGATGGCTTCGCCATCTCCGATTTCGGCCATGCGGATGTCGGCTTCGCTCAGGCGCCGCGCTCAGGCGCCGCGCAGGCGCGTGAGCCGGGATCCGCTTGGATCAAGCGGATCCCGGATCAGAGCCCGCGATTGCCGATGGTCGGGACGGTGGGCTGCGTGAAGGCGCGGTTGACGTCCGGCCGGCGCTGCGTGCCGTTGGTGTCGTTCGAGCGGACGTAGTTCTGGGTGCTGAAGGTCTCGCTGAAGGCGGAGCGGTCGGCTTCCATGCTGGTGCAGGCGGGGAGCAGCGCGGCCAGGGCGCCGGCGGCGAGGAGGAGCGGGAGCTTCATCGGTCGGTCCTGTGGGACGGTTCTGCCGGACGGCGAGCCGCCCTCCTCGCGGGGGAACGGGGCGCGGTCAAGGCGCGGCGCGGCGGCCGGCGCGGTTTGCCGGCGGGCGTGGCCGGGGCGCCGCGGCCGCCGGAATCCCGTGGAGAGCCGCGATTCCGTCCTGGCGCGGGGGCAGCCTTTGCGCGACATTCGGGGCCGATGAGCAATGTCGTTCCCCTGCGCGCCCGCACGGCGCCCGACGTCTCCGCCCGCGAGGTCGCCGCGGTGGTCTCCGACCTCGTGGCGATCGCCGAGCAGCTGCACGACATCGGCGCCCGCACGGCGAGCCTGGGACGGCCGCGCCCCGAGACCGAGCGCTCGGTCCAGATGCTCCTCGACGCGGTGACCTCGGTCGAGCGGGCGCTCGACGTCATCACGGATGGCGGCGACTACGCGCCGTTCTGATGCGCCGGGCTGACCGTTTCGCCGGCTGAGCGGAATCCGGGTCCGCTCCGGGGAGCGAGCGTCGGCCGGCCCCTCCCCCACCCGGTGACGCCTGCCGCGCGCTGTGCGATCAGGGGCGATCGCGGGCCGCGGCCCGCCCCCTCGCAGCGGGACATCGCATGTCGGACCTGACCCTTGACGCCGCCCAGAGCATCGTGGCGACGGCGCTCACCACCGCCCGCAGCCTCGACCTGAAGCCGCTCGCGGTGGTGGTGCTCGACGCCCGCGGCGCGCTCAAGGCCGCGTCCGTCGAGGACGGGACCAGCCTGAAGCGGGCCGAGATCGCCGCCGGCAAGGCGAACGGGGCGCTCGCCCTCGGGCTCGGCTCGCGGGCGATCGGCGCCCGGGCGGAGGCGCAGGCCTATTTCGTCGCCGCGGTGACCCACCTCGCCGGGCCGGCCGGGCTCGTCCCGGTGCCGGGCGGGGTGCTGATCAAGCGCCACGGCCACGTGATCGGCGCGGTCGGCATCTCGGGGGACACCTCGGACAACGACGAGACCGCGGCCGTGGCCGGCATCGAGGCCGCCGGGTTCGAGGCCCAGACCGGCGCCTGAGCGGGCGCCCGGCCATGCGCCCGGCCATGCGCCGCCGCGACCTCCTCGCCGCGAGCGGCGGGGCCATCCTCGGGGCCGCGGCGCGCGGCGCGCGCGCGGCCGGGCCGGCCCTCTACCGGCGCGGCAACGACGCCGATCCGGAAACCCTCGATCCGCACCGCTCCTCGACCCTCGCGGAGGCCACGATCCTCCTCGACCTCTTCGAGGGCCTGACCTGCTACGACGCGGCCGGGCGGATCGTGCCCGGGGCGGCGGAGAGCTGGACCACCTCCGAGGACGGCCTCACCTGGAGCTTCACCCTGCGCCCGGACGGGCGCTGGTCGAACGGCGACCCCGTGGTGGCGGAGGATTTCCTGGCCGGGTTCCGCCGCATCCTCGACCCGGCGACCGGCGCCAAATACGCCAACGTGCTGTTCCCGATCCGCGGGGCGGAGGCGGCGAACCGGGGCGCCGCGCCGGTGGAGCGGATCGGCGTCGCGGCGCCGGATCCGCGCCGGGTGGTGATCACGCTCGCCCAGCCGACCCCCTACCTCCTCGAACTGATGACCCATCAGGCGAGTTCGCCGATCCACCGGCCAACGCTCGCCCGGCACGGCGACGCCTTCAGCCGGCCCGGGCTGCTCGTCTCGAACGGCGCCTACCGGCTGACGGATTTCGTGCCGAACGACCGGGTCACGGCGGCGCGCAACCCGCATTTCCGCGAGGCCGGGCGCGTGCGGATCCCCGAGATCGCCTACATCCCGACCCCGGACCTCGCGGCGGCGGTGCGGCGCTTCGCGGCCGGCGAGATCGATTCCCTGAGCGATCTGCCGGCCGACCAGATCCGGGCCCTGAAGGCCCGCTTCGGCGAGCAGGTCTGGCTCGCGCCGGCGCTCGGCGTGCTGGTGCTGATGGTCAACCTGCGCCGGGCGCCGCTCGGCGACCGGCGGATCCGCCAGGCCCTGTCGCTCGCCATCGACCGGGAATTCCTGGCCGAGGCGGTCTGGGGCGAGTCGATGCTGCCGGCCTACTCGCTGACGCCGGCGGGGCTCGACAACGCCCTGCCGCCCCCCGAGATGCCGGGCCGGGACCTCTCGCCCCTGGAGCGGGAGGACCGCGCGGTGGCGCTGCTGCGCGAGGCCGGATACGGGCCGGGAGGGCGGCCGCTGCCCGTCGAGATCCGCTACAACACCACCGACAACAACCGGAACACCATGGTGGCGATCGCCGACATGTGGCAGCCGCTCGGGGTCAGCACGCGCCTCGTCAACACCGATGCCAAGACCCACTTCGCGCATCTGCGCGACGGCGGACCGTTCGACCTCGCCCGCTACGCCTGGATCGCCGATTACGCGGACCCGCAGAACTTCCTGTTCCTGGTCGAGAGCGACAACGACGGCTTCAACTCGGGCCACTACGCCAACCCGGCCTACGACGCGCTGATGCGCGAGGCGGCCGGGACCGTCGATCTCGCGCGGCGGGCCGGGCTGCTGCACCGGGCGGAGGAGGTCTTCCTCGCCGACCTGCCCTGGATCCCGCTGCTGCACTACCGGCACAAGCACATGGTCTCGCCGCGGCTGCGCGGCATCGTGCCCAACCTGCGCGGCGTCTCCCCGACCCGCTACCTCTGGCTGGACGGATGAGCGCCCCGCCCCGCGGGGGCCCGCCCCGATGACCGGCTTCGTGCTGCGCCGCCTCGCCCAGGCGGTCCCGACCCTGTTCCTGGTCGTGACCCTGTCCTTCTTCCTCGCCCGGGTCGCGCCGGGCGGGCCCTTCGACCTGGAGCGGCCGCTCGCCCCCGCGGCGATGGAGAACCTGCGGCGGGTCTACGGGCTCGACCAGCCGCTCCTCGTCCAGTACGGGCGCTACCTCGCCGCGCTCCTGTCGGGGGATCTCGGACCGTCCTTCTCGGTGCGGGACATGGGCGTCGGCGACCTCCTGGCCCGGGGCCTGCCGGTGTCGATGACCCTCGGGGGGCTGGCGCTGGCGCTGGCGCTGATCGCGGGCGTCGGGCTCGGGGGGCTCGCCGCCGCGCGCCGGGGCCGCGCCCTCGACCACGCGGTGATGCTGCTCGGCACGCTCGGGCTGACCGTGCCGGGCTTCGTCGTCGCGCCGCTGCTCCAGATCGCCTTCGGGCTCGGCCTGCGCTGGCTGCCGGTCGGCGGCTGGGAGGGCGGCGCGCCGCGCCACCTCGTCCTGCCGGTGGTGACGCTCGCCCTGCCGCAGGTGGCGGTGATCGCCCGGCTCACCCGGGCCGCCCTGGCCGAGACGCTGGCGACGCCGCCGATGCGCACCCTGCGGGCGCTCGGGCTGCCGCGCCGGGTGATCGCCCTCCACGCCCTGCGGGGCGCGGCGCTGCCGGTGGTCTCCTATCTGGGCCCGACCGCGGCGGGGCTGCTCACCGGCTCGGTGGTGGTGGAGACGATCTTCGGGCTGCCCGGACTGGGCCGCGCCTTCGTGGACGGGGCGCTCAACCGCGACTACCCGCTGGTGATGGGCACGGTGGTGCTGGTGGCCTGCTTCGTGATCCTGTTCAACCTCCTGGTCGATATCGGCCTCGCCCTCCTCGACCCGCGGGTGCGCCGGGCATGAGGCCGCCGCCCGACCTCTCCCTGTGGGCCGCGGCGGCGCGGCGGCTGCGGGGCGACCCCGCGGCCCTGGCGAGCCTCGCGGTGCTGATCCTGATCGGGCTCGCCTGCGCGGCGGGGCCGCTCCTCACCGGCCACGCCTTCGGGCGCCTCTCCTACGATTACCCGCGCACGCCGCCCTCGCTGGAGGTCTATCCCCGCCCCGGGACGATCGGCCCGGCCCTGGAGCGGCTGGCCCTGCGCATGCGGGTGCGCGCGGAAGAGATCGCCCTCGAGCCCGGCGCCGTGCGGGTGACGCTCGCGGCCGACCGGCCGATCGACGCGCGGGTGCTCGGCTTCTTCGCGCGCTCCGACCTGTTCGCCCCAGCGACCCTGCTCGGGCGGGCGGAGGACGGGCGCCGCCTGTCCCTGCGGGTTCCGGTGCGCGAAACGCGCTTCCTCCTCGGCACCGACACGCTCGGGCGCGACCTCCTCACCCAGGTGCTGGTGGGCGGCCGGGTGTCGCTCGCCCTCGGGCTCCTGGCGACCGCGGTGGCGCTGGGGATCGGCGTCGCCTACGGGGCGCTCGCGGGCTATCTCGGCGGCGCGGTCGACGCCGCGATGATGCGGCTCGTCGACATCCTGTACGCGCTGCCCTTCGTGTTCTTCGTGATCCTGCTCGTCGTGGTGTTCGGCCGCTCGCTGGCGCTGGTCTTCGTGGCGGTCGGGGCGGTGGAGTGGCTCGACATGGCCCGCATCGTGCGCGGCGAGGCCCTGGCGATCCGGCGCCAGGATTACGTGCGGGCGGCCGAGGCGCTCGGGCTCGGCACGGGCGCGATCCTGCGCCGCCACGTGGTGCCGAACGCCCTCGGGCCGGTCCTGGCCTACGCGGCCCTGCTGATCCCGCGGGTGATCCTGCTGGAGAGCTTCCTGTCCTTCCTCGGGCTCGGCGTGCAGGAGCCGATGACGAGCTGGGGCGTGCTGATCGCGGACGGCGCCCGCAGCATCGAGAGCGCGCCCTGGATGCTGCTGGCGCCCGCCGCCGCGCTGGTCGCGACGCTCGTGGCCCTCACCCTCCTCGGCGACCGCCTGCGCGACGCCCTCGATCCGCGGGGCGCCTGAGGTGGCGCCGCTCCTCAGCCTCCGGGGCCTGTCGGTGGCCTACGGCGAGGGGGCGGCCCTGTCGGGCCTCGACCTGACCCTCGGGCGGGGGGAGACGCTCGCCCTCGTGGGCGAATCCGGCTCGGGCAAGAGCCAGGCGGCGCTCGCCGTGATGGGATTGCTGCCGGAGACGGCGCGGGTGACGGGCTCGGCCCTGTTCGACGGCACCGAGCTGATCGGCCTCCCCCGCCCGGATCTCGACCGCATCCGCGGCGCGCGGATCGGCATGGTGTTCCAGGAACCGATGAGCGCCCTGCCGCCGCTCTCCCCCGTCGGGCACCAGATCGCCCTGCCGCTGCGGGCGCATCGCGGGCTGACGCGCGCCCAGGCCCGCGCCCGCGCCCTCGACCTCCTGCGCCTCGTGGGGCTGCGCGACGCCGCCGCGCGGCTCGGCGCCTACCCGCACGAATTGTCGGGGGGCGAGCGCCAGCGGGTGATGATCGCCATGGCGCTCGCCTGCGAGCCCGACCTGCTGATCGCGGACGAGCCGACCACGGCGCTCGACGTCACCGTCCAGGCCCAGATCCTGGCGCTGCTGGCCGACCTCAAGGCCCGGCTCGGCCTCGCGCTCCTGTTCATCAGCCACGACCTGCGCCTGGTGCGGCGCATGGCCGAGCGCACCGCGGTGCTGCGGGGCGGGCGCCTCGTCGAGTGCGGGCCGACGGAGCGGCTCTTCGCCGAGCCGCGTGCGCCGGAGACCCGCGACCTCGTGGCGGCCGAGCCCGCCGGGCGCAAGGGCCCGGTCCCGGCCTCCTCCCCTCTGGTGCTGGAGGCGCGCGGGCTCCGCGTCGCCTATCCGGGGCGGGGCGGGCTGCTGCGGCGGGCGCCGCCGCGGGTGGCGCTCGCCGGCCTCGACCTCGCGCTCAGGGCCGGGCAGACCCTCGGGGTGGTCGGGGAATCGGGCTCGGGCAAGTCGAGCCTCGGGCGGGCGCTGCTGCGGCTGGAGCCGGCCGCGACCGGGATCGTGCGCTTCGAGGACCGGGACCTGACCGGGCTCGGCCGGGCGCAGCTGCGGCCGCTGCGGCGGGGTTTCCAGCCGGTGTTCCAGGACCCGCACGGCTCGCTCTCGCCGCGGCTCACCGCGGGGGAGATCGTGTCCGAGGGCCTGCGGGTCCACGCGCCGCGCCTGAGCGCCCGCGAGCGCGACGCGCGGGCCGCGGAGGCCTTCGCCGCGGTGCGGCTCGATCCGGACTGGCGCCACCGCTTCCCGCACGCCTTCTCGGGCGGGCAGCGGCAGCGCATCGCCATCGCGCGGGCGATGATCCTGCGGCCGCGCGTGGTGGTGCTCGACGAGCCGACCTCGGCGCTGGACCGCACGGTGCAGCGGGACATCGTCGCGCTGCTGCGCGAGTTGCAGGCGGCGCACGGCCTCGCCTACCTGTTCATCAGCCACGACCTCGCGGTGGTGCGCGCGCTCGCCGACACTTTGCTGGTCCTGCGCGACGGGCGCGAGGTCGAGCGGGGCGAGACCCTGGAGGTGCTGGCGCGCCCGCGGCAGGCCTACACCCGGGCGCTGGTCGCGGCGGCGGGGCTCGGGGAGCCCGCCCCGGCCTCCGGGCCGGATGGTTCCTAGGAGAGGGGGGCGTCGCCCACCGGCCCGCGATCGAGACAACGTGATCGCCGCCTGGGGCGCGCGCGCCTGCGCTCCCCCCATGGTGCGATCGGGAGCGCTGGATTAGGCTGCCCCGGTCCGGCCCGCCACCCGGTGCCGGTTCCTGAAGGACCCCTCGGCGCAAGCGATGCCCTGACCGCCCCGACCATCCCGGCCCGTCGGCCGTCGCGCGCCCGTCCCCGCGGAGGATTTGCGATGACGGTGTCTCCAGCCTTCTCGCCCGTCACCAGGGCGTATCACCCCGCCGTCCACCGGATCGGCCCGGCCGACCTGCGGACCGCCCTCGCCAAGGGCTGGGGGGACTTCCTCGACAATCCGACGCACGTCCTGTTCATCGTGATGATCTACCCGATCGCCGGGGTGATCCTCGCGGCGGCGGTCTTCGAGAACGATCTCCTGCCGCTGCTCTTCCCCCTCGCCTCGGGCTTCGCCCTGATCGGGCCCTTCGCGGCGATCGGCCTCTACGAGATGAGCCGGCGGCGCGAGCGCGGCCAGGAGACCGACTGGGTGCAGGCCTACGCGCCGCTGACCCGGCGCTCGCCGCGGGCGATCCTCGGCGTCGGCCTCGTCCTCACGGCGATCTTCCTCGCCTGGCTCGTCGTGGCGATGGGGATCTACCGCGCGCTCTTCGACGGCGCGGCCTACGCCTCGGCCGGGGCCTTCCTGACGGACGTCCTCACCACGCCGCGGGGCTGGGCGCTGATCGTGGTCGGCAACCTCGCGGGGGCGGCCTTCTCGCTCCTGGCGCTCGCGGTCAGCGCCGTGTCGATCCCGCTCCTCGTCGACCGCGACACGGATGCGGGCACGGCGATCGAGACCTCGATGGCCCTGATGCGCGAGAATCCCGGCACCATGGCGCTGTGGGGCGTGATCGTGGCGGCGCTCCTCGTCGTCGGCATGGCGAGCCTGTTCGTCGGGCTCGCCGTGGTGCTGCCGGTGCTCGGCCACGCCACCTGGCACCTCTACCGGCGGGCGGTCGGCCCCGCCTGATCGACCAGCGCCGCGTAGGTCAGGACGCGCAGCTCGCGCCGCAGCGGCAGGGCCGAGGACGGCATGAGCTGCGTGAGCAGGATCACGAACAGCTCCTCGGCCGGGTCGATCCAGAAGGCCGTCGAGGCGGCGCCGCCCCAGGCGACCTCGCCCGGCGTGCCGAGGATCTGCGCCTTGGCCGGGTCGAGCATGACCGAGAAGCCGAGGCCGAAGCCGATCCCGGCATAGCTCGATTCCGAGAAGCGCGGCTGGCCCATATCGGCGAGGTCGCCGCGCAGGTGGTTGGTGGTCATCAGGTCGACGCTCTTGCGGCCGAGCAGGCGCACGCCGTCGAGTTCGCCCCGGTTGAGGATGAAGCGG
This window harbors:
- a CDS encoding ABC transporter permease; this translates as MRPPPDLSLWAAAARRLRGDPAALASLAVLILIGLACAAGPLLTGHAFGRLSYDYPRTPPSLEVYPRPGTIGPALERLALRMRVRAEEIALEPGAVRVTLAADRPIDARVLGFFARSDLFAPATLLGRAEDGRRLSLRVPVRETRFLLGTDTLGRDLLTQVLVGGRVSLALGLLATAVALGIGVAYGALAGYLGGAVDAAMMRLVDILYALPFVFFVILLVVVFGRSLALVFVAVGAVEWLDMARIVRGEALAIRRQDYVRAAEALGLGTGAILRRHVVPNALGPVLAYAALLIPRVILLESFLSFLGLGVQEPMTSWGVLIADGARSIESAPWMLLAPAAALVATLVALTLLGDRLRDALDPRGA
- a CDS encoding ABC transporter ATP-binding protein, with the translated sequence MAPLLSLRGLSVAYGEGAALSGLDLTLGRGETLALVGESGSGKSQAALAVMGLLPETARVTGSALFDGTELIGLPRPDLDRIRGARIGMVFQEPMSALPPLSPVGHQIALPLRAHRGLTRAQARARALDLLRLVGLRDAAARLGAYPHELSGGERQRVMIAMALACEPDLLIADEPTTALDVTVQAQILALLADLKARLGLALLFISHDLRLVRRMAERTAVLRGGRLVECGPTERLFAEPRAPETRDLVAAEPAGRKGPVPASSPLVLEARGLRVAYPGRGGLLRRAPPRVALAGLDLALRAGQTLGVVGESGSGKSSLGRALLRLEPAATGIVRFEDRDLTGLGRAQLRPLRRGFQPVFQDPHGSLSPRLTAGEIVSEGLRVHAPRLSARERDARAAEAFAAVRLDPDWRHRFPHAFSGGQRQRIAIARAMILRPRVVVLDEPTSALDRTVQRDIVALLRELQAAHGLAYLFISHDLAVVRALADTLLVLRDGREVERGETLEVLARPRQAYTRALVAAAGLGEPAPASGPDGS
- a CDS encoding DUF2189 domain-containing protein — protein: MTVSPAFSPVTRAYHPAVHRIGPADLRTALAKGWGDFLDNPTHVLFIVMIYPIAGVILAAAVFENDLLPLLFPLASGFALIGPFAAIGLYEMSRRRERGQETDWVQAYAPLTRRSPRAILGVGLVLTAIFLAWLVVAMGIYRALFDGAAYASAGAFLTDVLTTPRGWALIVVGNLAGAAFSLLALAVSAVSIPLLVDRDTDAGTAIETSMALMRENPGTMALWGVIVAALLVVGMASLFVGLAVVLPVLGHATWHLYRRAVGPA